One genomic window of Azospirillum sp. TSH58 includes the following:
- a CDS encoding DMT family transporter: MPRATITGALWIIASALAFMAANIAIRHLGAKLPPLEMAMFRSAGGLIMVLVAWRAFLRLRQLRDPHIHLVRAVVGAVSLMALVHSYATLPVALVTAFMYVRAALVVPMARLFLGERVGPDVWAAVGLGIAGGVVALWPRLAAIGTPAAEWEVWEALILPLAAIAGAGSHICMRRLALTNPPSVVVAVSAILVTAFVAVPASSVAIEPPAADIPLLVSMALLSGLAQWFTVRGYRYASPARLAPLSLIDVPIALVAGYLLFGEVPGSMQAVGSGMIIGAALYVFRAERSDSR, encoded by the coding sequence ATGCCCCGTGCCACGATAACCGGCGCCCTGTGGATCATCGCGTCCGCGCTCGCCTTCATGGCCGCCAACATCGCGATCCGGCACCTGGGCGCTAAGCTGCCGCCGCTGGAGATGGCCATGTTCCGGTCTGCCGGCGGCTTGATCATGGTGCTGGTCGCGTGGCGTGCCTTCCTCCGCCTACGCCAGCTCCGGGACCCACACATCCACCTCGTCCGGGCTGTTGTGGGCGCGGTGTCGCTGATGGCTCTGGTCCACTCCTACGCCACCCTGCCCGTCGCCCTGGTCACCGCCTTCATGTACGTCCGAGCTGCGTTGGTGGTGCCTATGGCTCGCCTGTTCCTCGGCGAGCGGGTCGGCCCCGATGTGTGGGCCGCGGTCGGGCTCGGCATTGCTGGAGGCGTCGTGGCGCTCTGGCCCCGCCTCGCCGCCATCGGGACACCGGCTGCAGAGTGGGAGGTTTGGGAGGCGCTGATCCTGCCGCTTGCCGCCATCGCCGGAGCCGGGAGCCACATTTGCATGCGCCGGCTGGCCCTTACCAACCCGCCGAGCGTCGTGGTGGCCGTCTCCGCGATCCTGGTGACGGCCTTCGTTGCTGTGCCCGCATCCAGCGTGGCGATCGAGCCGCCAGCCGCCGATATCCCGCTGCTTGTCAGCATGGCCCTGCTCAGCGGCCTCGCGCAGTGGTTCACGGTCCGTGGCTACCGCTACGCCTCCCCTGCCCGGCTGGCACCGTTGTCGCTGATCGACGTGCCGATTGCCCTGGTGGCCGGCTACCTGCTGTTCGGCGAGGTGCCGGGCAGCATGCAGGCGGTCGGGTCGGGAATGATCATCGGGGCGGCGCTTTACGTGTTTCGGGCGGAGCGGTCCGATTCGCGCTAA
- a CDS encoding DUF1653 domain-containing protein, translating to MKTDPQNTMILSEVRGESAPGEPPQDTHALMVSRSPADVLDLQGRCAVLAETGGDGAVEAGVIGDMFDWLFGISDVDPLAGYGESGEEGDSKQAVASGSNLPSNGDVAGRLKLLEDAFTTTVMTGNGMIALAKSLGASLKQAEADRDALRNETVNLCEVVNRLVSQACAAHAREGALHDILRFDPTAFPAMETAAVECAGKLSIDPVSLLEACEAIAAAALGSDMPGLNWKPTHRHRKGGEYRVIARGELESDLTAVVVYESQEGRVWVHPASEFDDGRFTAISTSTGEAH from the coding sequence ATGAAGACCGACCCTCAAAATACCATGATACTCAGCGAGGTGCGCGGTGAAAGTGCACCAGGAGAGCCCCCCCAGGACACCCATGCGCTGATGGTGTCGCGCTCCCCTGCCGATGTTCTTGATCTGCAAGGGCGCTGCGCCGTGCTAGCGGAAACGGGCGGTGACGGAGCCGTCGAGGCCGGTGTAATCGGCGATATGTTCGACTGGCTGTTCGGCATCAGCGATGTAGACCCGCTGGCCGGCTACGGCGAATCGGGAGAGGAAGGTGACAGCAAACAGGCCGTCGCATCGGGTTCGAACCTGCCGTCCAATGGAGATGTCGCCGGCCGGCTGAAGCTGTTGGAAGACGCCTTCACAACCACCGTCATGACCGGCAACGGGATGATTGCTCTGGCGAAATCGCTGGGCGCCAGCCTGAAGCAGGCCGAGGCCGACCGGGATGCCTTGCGCAATGAGACGGTGAATCTGTGCGAGGTGGTCAACCGGCTTGTCAGCCAAGCCTGCGCGGCTCATGCGCGAGAGGGCGCGCTGCACGACATCCTGCGCTTCGACCCGACCGCCTTCCCCGCCATGGAAACCGCTGCGGTCGAGTGCGCCGGTAAGCTGTCCATCGATCCGGTCTCATTGCTAGAAGCTTGCGAGGCGATTGCGGCGGCGGCGCTGGGCAGCGACATGCCGGGGCTTAACTGGAAGCCCACCCACCGTCACCGGAAGGGAGGCGAGTACCGGGTTATCGCCCGTGGCGAACTGGAGAGCGACCTGACTGCCGTGGTGGTCTACGAGAGCCAGGAAGGCCGCGTGTGGGTCCACCCCGCCAGCGAGTTCGATGATGGCCGGTTCACCGCCATCTCCACCAGCACCGGGGAGGCGCACTGA
- a CDS encoding glycine-rich domain-containing protein-like, with translation MDILSKVQAINAMNLEILVDDLVRGGIPKEEAAVAVERYRSFLTAVAAYPTETLVPSKLVDKVWHAHMLRPRVYFEDCMVALGQIVDHTPGVYGTPAYEAAYAMTRKLVSYGHTMPVDPYADHPMAGAECFREPGEGDEWPLVRSRASAA, from the coding sequence ATGGATATCTTGAGCAAGGTCCAGGCGATCAACGCCATGAACCTGGAAATTCTGGTCGATGACCTCGTGCGCGGGGGCATACCAAAGGAAGAGGCTGCGGTGGCAGTTGAGCGCTATCGGTCCTTCCTAACCGCTGTGGCCGCCTACCCGACGGAAACCCTCGTCCCGTCGAAACTGGTGGACAAGGTGTGGCACGCCCACATGCTGCGCCCGCGGGTGTATTTCGAGGATTGCATGGTCGCGCTGGGCCAGATCGTGGACCACACTCCAGGAGTCTACGGCACGCCTGCCTATGAGGCCGCCTACGCCATGACGCGCAAGCTCGTCAGCTACGGCCACACGATGCCGGTAGATCCCTACGCGGATCACCCAATGGCCGGCGCCGAGTGCTTCCGCGAGCCGGGCGAAGGCGATGAATGGCCGCTGGTGCGGAGCCGCGCCAGTGCAGCCTGA
- a CDS encoding helix-turn-helix domain-containing protein — protein MARAALRLSVRDLAAAAMVGVNTVSRFENGKNTEDLSIKRMQTALESAGVAFIGDGEQSLGGGLGVRLSVGGTSD, from the coding sequence ATGGCTCGAGCGGCGCTACGCTTGAGCGTCCGCGACCTCGCAGCCGCCGCTATGGTTGGCGTCAACACCGTCTCCCGTTTTGAGAACGGGAAGAACACGGAAGACCTCTCGATCAAGCGGATGCAGACCGCGCTGGAGAGTGCTGGTGTCGCATTTATCGGTGATGGCGAGCAGTCACTTGGCGGTGGACTTGGAGTTCGATTAAGCGTGGGCGGCACTTCCGATTAG
- a CDS encoding helix-turn-helix transcriptional regulator: MTMLPLPWDIPGPFADMAVMASRLNALLVIIDPNDNIVYASQDKKRLYPFIDFSAPLTFESMLRSSWKHGADNGIISPPDFEAQLADAQIARRSPRLEFTRRFPTELICAHIRLDNGWNAQLRVEPDRAGLRQYFSRDIPTFGLLEAIRQKESAEQCAAALDCLAFGIAVLGPDRRIKHKNTAMTDLISRSDGLLVDEYGRLSALHGDDTAELSRLVALASLGRLLAPTAATSIRAAAGRSHIVSVSRGGDSVGSAVVMVAPASLDVAAVSDVLHRDFKLTPAEAELAAMIGNGFTNDDAAKELGKAPGTGREQVKNILKKLDVGALANRGQTGLARWVAVLGAITGAARFRGKS; this comes from the coding sequence ATGACGATGCTGCCGCTCCCATGGGACATCCCAGGTCCATTCGCCGACATGGCCGTAATGGCGTCACGGCTCAATGCATTGCTCGTCATCATCGATCCAAACGATAACATCGTTTACGCCAGCCAAGATAAAAAGCGCCTATATCCGTTCATCGACTTTTCTGCGCCACTAACCTTCGAATCAATGCTGCGCTCGTCATGGAAACATGGAGCGGATAACGGAATCATCAGCCCACCAGACTTCGAGGCGCAGCTTGCTGATGCACAAATTGCCCGTCGAAGCCCTCGCCTTGAATTCACGCGCCGATTTCCAACCGAATTGATCTGCGCTCACATCCGTCTCGACAACGGGTGGAACGCCCAGTTGCGTGTCGAGCCGGATCGGGCTGGCCTTCGCCAATACTTCTCACGCGACATTCCGACCTTCGGACTGCTCGAAGCGATCCGGCAAAAGGAATCTGCCGAGCAATGCGCCGCGGCCCTCGACTGCTTGGCATTCGGCATCGCAGTCCTGGGACCTGATAGACGGATCAAGCACAAGAATACCGCCATGACCGATCTCATCAGCCGGTCCGACGGCTTGCTGGTGGACGAGTACGGGCGCCTATCAGCGCTTCACGGCGATGACACTGCGGAACTATCGCGTCTCGTGGCGCTTGCCAGCTTGGGCCGCCTCTTAGCGCCGACCGCGGCAACCAGCATTCGAGCTGCAGCAGGAAGGTCGCACATCGTGTCGGTATCGCGAGGCGGTGATTCCGTTGGATCAGCGGTCGTGATGGTCGCGCCGGCCAGTCTTGATGTCGCGGCCGTTTCCGACGTGCTGCACCGAGACTTCAAGCTAACCCCCGCGGAGGCTGAACTGGCCGCCATGATCGGCAACGGCTTCACGAACGACGACGCTGCCAAAGAACTCGGAAAAGCGCCTGGCACCGGGCGCGAGCAAGTCAAGAACATCCTGAAGAAACTGGATGTTGGGGCACTCGCCAACCGCGGTCAGACGGGCCTTGCCCGCTGGGTAGCCGTATTGGGGGCGATCACCGGAGCCGCCCGGTTTCGCGGCAAATCATGA